In one Clostridia bacterium genomic region, the following are encoded:
- a CDS encoding TIGR04290 family methyltransferase, producing the protein MADREALTKEVEELGEWFHNIDLFGVPTAPKHFLGDFPNVKWKHIEPTVPNDLTGATVLDIGCNGGFYSIEMKRRGAERVLGIDIDERYLNQGRFAAKKLGLDIEFQNCSVYDVDTIPGQFDFVIFMGVLYHLRYPLFALDKVVKKVGEKLLFQTMIRGSEQVREWEKNYHFWNKEIFTHPEFPRMYFIEHSYANDQTNWWIPNRAAAEAMLRSSGLKILEHPESETWICAPGEDVSRNGQYVLDLELSGRL; encoded by the coding sequence ATGGCCGACCGCGAGGCGCTGACGAAGGAAGTCGAGGAACTGGGCGAATGGTTCCACAACATCGACCTGTTCGGTGTCCCAACTGCTCCAAAGCACTTTCTTGGTGACTTCCCGAATGTGAAGTGGAAGCACATCGAGCCCACGGTTCCGAACGACCTCACGGGTGCAACCGTGCTCGATATCGGCTGCAACGGCGGATTCTACTCAATCGAGATGAAACGCCGTGGGGCAGAACGCGTGCTGGGTATCGATATCGACGAGCGATACCTGAACCAGGGACGGTTTGCGGCGAAGAAGCTGGGGCTCGACATCGAATTTCAGAATTGCTCTGTCTATGATGTCGACACGATTCCAGGCCAGTTCGACTTTGTAATCTTTATGGGCGTGCTCTACCACCTCCGTTACCCGCTGTTTGCACTGGACAAGGTTGTAAAGAAGGTCGGCGAGAAGCTGCTATTCCAGACGATGATTCGCGGTTCCGAACAGGTGCGCGAGTGGGAGAAGAACTATCACTTCTGGAACAAGGAGATATTCACGCACCCGGAGTTCCCGCGGATGTACTTCATCGAGCACAGTTACGCAAATGACCAGACCAACTGGTGGATACCCAATCGCGCGGCTGCCGAAGCCATGCTGCGTAGCTCAGGGCTGAAGATCCTGGAGCACCCTGAATCCGAAACATGGATCTGTGCCCCCGGGGAAGACGTGAGCCGCAATGGCCAGTACGTCCTCGACCTCGAACTGTCTGGCAGGCTGTAG
- a CDS encoding glycosyltransferase: MKIVIFGLSITSSWGNGHATTFRALARALHSRGHRIVFFEKDVEWYASNRDLPNPEFCDLHLYEEWDAVVPQARRHLADCDVAVVGSYFPNGIAATNLVFDSPARAKTFYDIDTPITIAKLRESGVTEYLRADQIAGFDVYFSFTGGPTLREIEARFGATAAVPLYCSFDPDKYHRFPVAKRFTCDLSYMGTYAPDRQPKIDDLLCAPARLLPDRHFIVAGPQYPRKVKWPANVRRINHLNPRWHPHFYSSSRLTLNVTRRDMVMAGYSPSVRLFEAAACGATIVSDNWPGLESFFTPGEQILLPTTAEDVVRYLRTLDEAALHSIGKRAQERVLAEHTSDMRAQQFERAVERTYTGNGQDASREAIVS, from the coding sequence ATGAAGATCGTTATATTTGGGCTCTCGATCACGTCGTCCTGGGGCAACGGACACGCCACCACGTTTCGGGCGCTGGCGCGAGCGTTACATTCGCGTGGACACCGCATCGTGTTCTTCGAAAAAGATGTGGAGTGGTACGCTTCGAATCGCGATCTTCCCAACCCTGAGTTCTGCGATCTGCACTTGTACGAAGAGTGGGATGCCGTGGTGCCGCAGGCACGCCGTCACCTGGCGGATTGCGACGTGGCTGTGGTCGGCTCCTATTTTCCCAATGGCATCGCCGCGACGAATCTCGTGTTCGATTCGCCCGCGCGCGCGAAAACCTTCTACGACATTGATACGCCAATCACCATCGCGAAGCTGCGCGAAAGTGGCGTGACAGAGTACTTGCGCGCCGACCAGATCGCGGGCTTTGACGTGTATTTCAGCTTCACGGGCGGCCCAACGCTTCGCGAGATAGAAGCACGATTCGGCGCAACCGCAGCCGTACCGCTCTACTGCAGCTTTGATCCGGACAAGTACCACAGGTTCCCGGTGGCAAAGCGATTTACCTGCGATCTCAGTTACATGGGAACGTATGCGCCCGATCGTCAGCCGAAGATCGACGACCTGCTCTGCGCGCCCGCCCGTTTACTGCCGGATCGGCACTTTATTGTTGCTGGACCGCAATATCCAAGAAAGGTGAAGTGGCCCGCAAATGTGCGCCGCATCAATCACCTGAATCCGCGCTGGCATCCGCACTTCTACTCGTCTTCACGATTGACATTGAACGTAACGCGGCGTGACATGGTGATGGCGGGCTACTCGCCTTCGGTGCGTCTGTTTGAAGCCGCGGCATGCGGAGCGACCATCGTTTCGGACAACTGGCCCGGCCTGGAATCGTTCTTTACTCCGGGGGAGCAGATACTGCTGCCGACGACAGCGGAAGACGTTGTGCGCTATTTACGCACTCTGGACGAAGCGGCTTTGCACTCGATCGGGAAAAGAGCGCAAGAGCGCGTACTCGCGGAGCATACCAGTGACATGCGGGCGCAGCAGTTCGAACGCGCAGTCGAGCGCACGTATACAGGCAATGGGCAGGATGCCTCACGCGAGGCGATAGTCTCTTAA
- a CDS encoding lmo0937 family membrane protein — protein MLWTIFAILLILWLLGWGFHVAGSLIHVLLVIAIIVAIINLATGRRAV, from the coding sequence ATGCTTTGGACAATCTTCGCGATTTTGTTGATCTTGTGGTTGCTCGGTTGGGGCTTCCACGTCGCCGGCAGCCTGATCCACGTACTGCTCGTGATCGCAATTATCGTCGCGATCATCAATTTGGCGACCGGACGGCGGGCAGTGTAG
- a CDS encoding glycosyl hydrolase 53 family protein, which produces MVEAVMIWNEPNNLSHWDFKIDPNWKMFAEMLLAGVRAVRSVNPRLKLVLGGISPIDPNFLKLLDSYGVMDAIDVVAVHGFPLDWNHWNINEWPAKLDEVSAVVQKPIWVSEAGASSFGADEVQGFGIQKTAELLLNRVERVHWYSLFDLPKTWTATTRHREAEGSAYYRHYYMGLIREDGTPKPAVGVFPEGMGICQWFHFEDHRLDVGVDWLRKLGVKYLRTGISWADSFRPNAEQWFDRQISALQEFETTMTLCFTPEHLGIVPHYTSPPKNPETFAEFARWAVSRYAPPRSETKHITNHPRDGVVVGANE; this is translated from the coding sequence ATGGTAGAAGCCGTCATGATCTGGAATGAGCCGAACAATCTTTCCCATTGGGATTTCAAGATCGATCCCAATTGGAAGATGTTCGCCGAGATGCTGCTGGCGGGAGTACGCGCTGTGCGCTCCGTCAATCCCAGACTGAAGCTCGTTCTAGGTGGTATCTCCCCCATCGATCCGAACTTTCTTAAACTGCTCGATTCGTATGGAGTCATGGACGCGATTGACGTGGTTGCGGTGCACGGTTTCCCGTTGGACTGGAACCACTGGAACATCAACGAGTGGCCGGCGAAGCTGGACGAAGTGAGCGCGGTAGTGCAGAAGCCCATTTGGGTTTCCGAGGCCGGCGCGTCGTCGTTTGGCGCGGATGAAGTCCAGGGATTCGGCATTCAGAAAACAGCCGAGCTGCTTCTGAACCGCGTCGAGCGCGTGCACTGGTACAGCTTGTTCGATCTTCCGAAAACCTGGACGGCAACCACACGTCATAGAGAAGCAGAGGGCAGCGCATACTACCGGCACTACTACATGGGACTCATCCGCGAAGACGGTACGCCGAAGCCTGCCGTCGGTGTTTTTCCTGAAGGCATGGGCATTTGTCAGTGGTTTCATTTCGAGGATCACCGGCTCGACGTTGGAGTGGATTGGCTGCGCAAGCTTGGAGTGAAGTATCTGCGTACAGGTATTAGTTGGGCCGATTCGTTCCGGCCTAATGCCGAACAATGGTTCGACCGCCAGATATCGGCGCTGCAAGAGTTTGAAACCACGATGACGCTCTGTTTCACGCCGGAACATCTGGGAATCGTCCCGCATTACACGAGTCCGCCGAAAAATCCCGAAACGTTTGCGGAGTTTGCGCGCTGGGCGGTGTCGCGCTATGCACCACCGCGTTCGGAAACGAAGCACATCACTAACCATCCCCGTGACGGTGTTGTGGTGGGAGCCAACGAATAA
- a CDS encoding glycosyltransferase family 4 protein produces the protein MHVLVTADTVGGVWTYARELVTGLIRHGVQVTLVSFGEIPTTSQVEWMEGLRGLNYHPTAFRLEWMQEAEQDFQASSDYLLSLIEETKPDLLHINQYCYGALPVSVPKIVVAHSDVASWWAAVKGEDARDVEWLRWYREAVSAGLDNANVVVAPTQWMLDQVGLHYGKPNHGTVIYNGRNPGLFNPHTTKEEFVVSVGRLWDAGKQVSLLAQVAPVVPIYIAGAEEHADAAFRSDAKTVDDTKPRVHCEGPQSEGQLRQLYGRACMYAATSRYEPFGLAPLEAALSRCAIVANDIPTFHEIWGQTACYFRYNDAQSLASTIERLHTDRELRLTYANLAYNRARQRFTAERMVKDYMNLYKTMAPAGAAA, from the coding sequence GTGCACGTACTTGTTACAGCAGACACGGTAGGCGGCGTTTGGACTTACGCGCGGGAACTTGTCACCGGACTCATTCGCCACGGTGTACAGGTAACGCTCGTGAGCTTTGGGGAAATTCCCACGACCTCGCAGGTGGAGTGGATGGAAGGGCTGCGAGGGCTGAACTACCATCCGACTGCTTTCCGGCTGGAGTGGATGCAGGAAGCCGAGCAAGATTTTCAGGCGTCATCGGATTACCTGCTGTCGCTGATTGAAGAGACAAAGCCCGACCTGTTGCACATCAACCAGTACTGCTATGGAGCGCTTCCGGTCTCGGTACCAAAAATCGTGGTGGCACACAGCGATGTGGCCAGTTGGTGGGCGGCCGTGAAAGGCGAAGACGCTCGCGATGTTGAGTGGCTGCGCTGGTATCGGGAAGCGGTGAGTGCCGGCTTGGATAATGCGAACGTTGTTGTTGCGCCGACACAGTGGATGCTTGACCAGGTTGGCCTTCACTATGGCAAGCCGAACCATGGCACGGTGATTTACAACGGACGCAATCCCGGGTTGTTCAATCCGCACACGACAAAAGAAGAGTTCGTCGTTTCCGTCGGTCGTTTGTGGGACGCAGGGAAGCAAGTGTCACTGCTTGCGCAAGTCGCGCCCGTCGTACCCATTTACATCGCGGGAGCAGAAGAACACGCCGATGCGGCGTTTCGCAGTGATGCGAAAACGGTGGATGATACAAAGCCGCGCGTGCATTGCGAGGGTCCGCAGAGTGAAGGCCAACTTCGGCAACTCTATGGGCGCGCCTGCATGTACGCGGCGACCTCGCGATACGAGCCTTTCGGGCTTGCGCCGCTCGAAGCAGCGCTTTCGCGTTGTGCTATCGTCGCGAACGACATTCCCACGTTCCACGAAATCTGGGGACAGACGGCCTGTTACTTCCGCTACAACGATGCGCAGAGTTTGGCCTCGACCATCGAGCGGCTCCACACAGACCGCGAGCTTCGGCTTACGTACGCGAATCTTGCATACAACCGCGCACGCCAGCGCTTCACCGCAGAGCGCATGGTCAAGGACTACATGAATCTTTACAAGACCATGGCACCGGCGGGAGCGGCGGCATGA
- a CDS encoding glycosyltransferase: protein MRIFVFGSSITSAYWNGAATYYRGIYKNLAALGHHITFAEPDIYRRQQNRDVSEIEYAEVIVYQTPGDIDKLLRVASTADLVIKHSGIGSEDALLEHRVLECRAAGTQVAFWDVDAPATLARVEADASDYFRSLIPQYDYIFTYGGGDVVVRHYQKMGARKCYPIYNALDPETHHPVMPDPALSCDLVFVGNRLPDREKRVEDFFLRAAELAPEMRFMLGGEGWEGKRMPANVRWIGHVGTGDHNRVNCSARMVLNINRESMAKVGFSPPTRVFEAAGASACLITDKWMGIEAFFVPGKELLIASSAHDVVRFLRDYSAEQALGIGRAMREHALTEHTYSLRAQQVNEVLASSRSECYQGNVPLNAVTAGDVAKIA from the coding sequence ATGAGGATTTTTGTGTTCGGTTCCAGCATTACCTCGGCTTATTGGAATGGCGCTGCTACGTACTATCGCGGCATTTACAAGAATCTCGCGGCATTGGGTCACCACATCACTTTCGCTGAGCCGGATATCTATCGTCGCCAGCAAAATCGTGACGTCAGTGAGATTGAATACGCGGAAGTCATCGTGTACCAGACGCCGGGCGACATCGATAAACTGCTAAGAGTGGCTTCGACCGCCGACCTGGTGATTAAACATAGCGGTATCGGTTCGGAAGATGCGCTGCTCGAGCATCGTGTATTGGAATGCCGCGCCGCTGGGACACAGGTTGCTTTCTGGGATGTAGATGCGCCGGCGACACTCGCTCGCGTGGAAGCCGATGCGAGTGACTACTTCCGTTCCCTGATTCCGCAATACGACTATATTTTTACGTACGGTGGCGGCGACGTCGTGGTGCGCCATTACCAGAAGATGGGAGCCAGGAAGTGTTATCCCATCTACAACGCTCTCGATCCTGAGACGCACCATCCTGTGATGCCGGACCCGGCGCTGTCTTGCGACCTGGTGTTTGTTGGCAACCGTTTGCCCGACCGTGAAAAGCGAGTTGAGGATTTCTTTCTGCGCGCCGCAGAGCTCGCGCCGGAAATGCGATTCATGCTCGGAGGTGAAGGTTGGGAAGGCAAGCGCATGCCGGCGAATGTTCGCTGGATTGGACACGTCGGTACCGGCGATCACAATCGAGTTAACTGTTCGGCGCGCATGGTGCTGAACATCAATCGCGAATCCATGGCGAAGGTGGGATTCTCGCCTCCCACGCGTGTCTTTGAAGCGGCGGGAGCGAGTGCGTGTCTCATTACCGATAAGTGGATGGGGATTGAGGCATTCTTCGTTCCCGGCAAGGAATTGCTCATCGCCTCCAGCGCGCATGACGTGGTGCGTTTCCTGCGCGATTACTCCGCGGAGCAGGCGCTTGGGATTGGTCGTGCGATGCGCGAGCACGCTTTGACCGAGCACACGTATTCGTTGCGTGCCCAGCAGGTAAATGAAGTGCTGGCGTCATCGCGTTCCGAGTGCTACCAGGGCAACGTCCCACTCAACGCGGTCACTGCGGGCGATGTCGCCAAAATTGCGTGA
- a CDS encoding glycosyltransferase — MTQKLQIRFFAHSWVSDWNHGNAHFLRGLVRELGRLGHEVRCYEELGAWSLKNLVKQEGEMAIEAIDVFRKTYPELDIRFYKRDETFESFLTEELQDADIVILHEWNDPAVANAVLAKKRQYGFRALFHDTHHRAYTSAGEILRFHLHLFDGVLAFGDAIRRIYKDGFGIPEVWTFHEAADVSVFHPLNAPKTADVVWIGNWGDDERTRELMEFLVQPAAALSNRKFAVHGVRYPEHGLRTLAEAGIEFRGYVPNLLAPLIYGQSVLSLHVPRRQYANGLSGIPTIRVFEALACGVPLACSPWTDAENLFRPGDDYVVVNDGEQMAERIDELLRDDSARRQIAANGLETIRKRHTCAHRAAQLSEIFEELGR, encoded by the coding sequence ATGACGCAGAAGTTGCAAATCCGCTTCTTCGCCCATTCCTGGGTGAGCGACTGGAACCACGGCAACGCGCACTTCCTTCGGGGGCTTGTTCGCGAACTGGGCCGCCTGGGTCACGAGGTGCGCTGCTACGAAGAACTGGGCGCCTGGTCGCTCAAAAATCTCGTCAAGCAGGAAGGCGAGATGGCCATTGAAGCCATCGACGTTTTCCGCAAAACGTACCCGGAACTCGACATCCGTTTTTATAAGCGAGACGAAACCTTTGAGAGTTTTCTAACCGAGGAGTTGCAAGACGCAGACATCGTCATTCTTCATGAATGGAACGATCCTGCGGTCGCGAACGCCGTGCTCGCAAAGAAGCGGCAGTACGGCTTTCGTGCGCTTTTCCATGACACCCACCATCGCGCATATACCAGTGCGGGCGAAATCCTGCGCTTCCATTTGCATTTGTTCGATGGCGTACTCGCCTTCGGCGACGCGATACGGCGGATTTACAAAGACGGTTTTGGAATTCCGGAAGTGTGGACATTCCATGAGGCCGCCGATGTTTCGGTATTTCACCCGCTGAACGCGCCAAAAACGGCGGATGTCGTCTGGATAGGCAACTGGGGTGACGACGAACGTACGCGTGAACTGATGGAGTTCCTCGTCCAGCCGGCGGCAGCCTTGAGCAACCGCAAGTTTGCGGTGCATGGTGTGCGTTATCCCGAGCATGGACTGCGAACTCTGGCCGAGGCAGGGATTGAGTTCCGAGGGTATGTTCCGAACCTGCTTGCGCCGCTGATCTACGGCCAGAGCGTGCTGTCATTGCACGTGCCGCGCCGGCAGTATGCGAATGGACTTAGCGGCATTCCGACGATTCGCGTTTTCGAGGCACTAGCCTGCGGAGTGCCACTGGCGTGCTCGCCCTGGACCGACGCTGAGAATCTTTTCCGTCCCGGCGACGATTACGTCGTGGTGAACGATGGAGAACAGATGGCTGAAAGGATCGACGAACTCCTGCGCGATGACTCCGCGCGACGCCAGATCGCCGCGAATGGGCTGGAGACGATCCGTAAGCGGCACACTTGCGCGCATCGCGCTGCGCAACTTTCAGAAATCTTCGAGGAACTGGGACGATGA
- a CDS encoding glycosyltransferase family 4 protein, with product MRIAIVAPPFIPVPPVRYGGTELFVARLAEGLKQLGIDVLVYANGESTVDVEVRWLYGKSDWPIRGEVYANLKDIDHTAWAIHDAWHDADIIHLNNVPGLAFSRFSGPPFVYTVHHPHEPKLSYFYKHYPDVHYVTISRFQQKQESMPHMRTIHHGLDMTQYQFCPDKQDYICFLGRIAPNKGTDLAIEAALRTGIPLKIAGEIQPVFQQYFDTKVKPYIDGRFIEYVGEADLAAKNELLGKSKALLFPIQWDEPFGLVMTEAMATGTPVVALPGGSVPEIVKDGVSGLLCSTVDDMVARIGELDKIKPAQVRAWCEKNFSMERMARDYAELYANILEDQLTAMPEPEEPRALA from the coding sequence ATGCGGATCGCAATTGTAGCGCCGCCGTTTATTCCCGTGCCACCTGTTCGTTATGGTGGGACGGAACTGTTCGTTGCCCGGCTGGCGGAGGGTCTGAAGCAGCTCGGTATCGACGTGTTGGTTTACGCAAACGGCGAATCGACTGTCGATGTGGAGGTGCGTTGGCTCTACGGGAAATCGGACTGGCCCATCAGGGGCGAGGTGTATGCGAATCTGAAGGACATCGACCACACAGCATGGGCCATCCATGACGCATGGCATGACGCGGATATCATCCATCTAAATAACGTGCCTGGGCTCGCGTTCTCGCGATTTTCTGGACCTCCCTTTGTTTACACGGTTCACCACCCTCATGAGCCGAAGTTGAGTTATTTTTATAAGCATTATCCAGATGTGCACTACGTTACGATCAGCCGGTTCCAGCAGAAGCAAGAGTCCATGCCGCACATGCGCACGATTCACCACGGACTGGATATGACGCAGTACCAGTTCTGTCCTGACAAGCAAGATTACATTTGTTTCCTCGGTCGCATCGCTCCGAACAAAGGCACTGATCTGGCGATTGAAGCGGCGCTGCGCACCGGAATTCCGCTGAAAATAGCAGGCGAGATTCAGCCAGTGTTCCAGCAATATTTCGATACGAAGGTAAAGCCATATATCGATGGACGGTTCATCGAGTATGTTGGCGAAGCAGACCTCGCCGCAAAGAACGAGTTGCTGGGTAAGTCCAAGGCGCTGCTATTCCCAATCCAGTGGGACGAGCCGTTTGGGTTGGTGATGACCGAGGCCATGGCGACCGGAACGCCGGTTGTCGCGCTGCCCGGAGGCTCGGTTCCGGAAATTGTTAAAGACGGCGTCTCCGGACTGCTGTGCAGCACGGTCGATGACATGGTTGCTCGTATCGGGGAACTCGACAAGATCAAGCCTGCCCAGGTGCGCGCGTGGTGCGAGAAGAACTTTTCCATGGAGCGAATGGCGCGCGACTACGCCGAACTCTACGCAAACATCCTGGAAGACCAGCTCACGGCAATGCCAGAACCTGAGGAGCCGCGTGCGCTCGCATGA
- a CDS encoding sigma-54 dependent transcriptional regulator produces MMGSEMTTREGKETPFPPVDSLTTMFVAESMAPNLEKPEANLLNLLIVDDERAIRDGCREVAQAIGFSTYIADSADHAYRVLDTTSIDVVLLDLRLPGTGGLDVLREIKRRRPETVVIVITGHATVQSAVQAMKSGAYDYVTKPFNMEELTLLLERVTSHLKLTTENRMLREQIKSKQGFGSIVGRAPEMEKLYRIVSKASHSTHPVLILGESGTGKELVARSIHFSGPYRDKPFIPIDCGSLVPTLIESELFGYVRGAFTGAVRSKEGLLAIAEGGTLFLDEIGELPVDLQAKLLRALQAKEIRPVGGTKSIPINVRILAATNRDLEQAVTQGTFRRDLYFRLNVLTLRIPPLRDRKQDIPLLTGHFLERLARATGVQRNISDEALKLMLAYEWPGNVRELENCLERACALSSGPTIHVSDMPTNVQTWRSQTVAAAPQPNSAQGILPIADLEKHAIMRAIEQLHGDKLEAARLLGIGKTTLYRKLKEYGQIQ; encoded by the coding sequence ATGATGGGCTCGGAAATGACTACGCGAGAGGGGAAAGAAACTCCTTTCCCGCCGGTGGACAGTCTTACTACAATGTTTGTGGCTGAATCGATGGCTCCGAACCTGGAAAAGCCGGAAGCGAACCTTCTCAACCTGCTTATCGTTGACGACGAGCGGGCCATCCGAGATGGGTGCCGCGAAGTTGCACAAGCGATAGGTTTCTCCACCTACATCGCAGACTCTGCCGACCACGCATATCGGGTACTTGACACCACGAGTATCGACGTTGTGCTGCTCGATCTGCGATTGCCGGGCACCGGCGGACTCGACGTGCTTCGCGAAATCAAGCGGCGCCGCCCGGAAACCGTCGTAATTGTAATCACCGGCCACGCGACGGTGCAGTCAGCGGTGCAGGCAATGAAGAGCGGCGCTTATGATTATGTGACCAAGCCGTTCAACATGGAAGAGCTGACGCTCTTGCTTGAGCGTGTTACTAGCCATCTGAAGCTGACCACCGAAAACCGGATGTTGCGCGAGCAGATCAAGTCGAAGCAGGGTTTTGGGTCGATTGTTGGCCGCGCGCCGGAGATGGAAAAGCTGTATCGCATCGTCTCCAAGGCGTCGCACAGCACGCACCCCGTGCTCATCTTGGGCGAGAGCGGTACAGGCAAGGAACTTGTCGCACGCTCGATCCATTTCTCCGGACCTTATCGCGATAAGCCATTCATCCCGATTGATTGCGGGTCGCTGGTGCCCACATTAATCGAGAGTGAACTATTCGGCTACGTCAGAGGAGCCTTTACAGGCGCAGTTCGCTCAAAGGAGGGGCTGCTGGCAATCGCCGAGGGCGGCACCCTGTTCCTCGATGAAATCGGTGAGCTGCCGGTGGACTTGCAGGCTAAGCTGCTGCGGGCTTTGCAGGCAAAAGAAATCCGTCCGGTGGGCGGAACCAAGTCGATCCCGATCAACGTCCGCATACTTGCGGCGACCAACCGCGATCTGGAACAAGCGGTAACGCAGGGAACCTTCCGGCGCGATTTGTACTTCCGTTTGAATGTGCTTACGTTGCGGATTCCCCCGCTCCGTGACCGCAAGCAGGACATTCCCCTCCTCACCGGCCATTTCCTGGAGCGGCTGGCGCGCGCTACGGGCGTGCAACGCAACATCAGCGATGAAGCTCTGAAGTTGATGCTTGCGTACGAGTGGCCCGGCAATGTGCGTGAACTCGAGAACTGTCTCGAACGTGCATGTGCTCTCAGTTCCGGCCCCACGATTCATGTATCTGACATGCCGACTAACGTGCAAACCTGGCGGTCGCAGACTGTGGCGGCCGCACCGCAACCGAATTCGGCGCAGGGCATCCTTCCCATAGCCGATCTCGAGAAGCACGCCATCATGCGCGCCATCGAACAATTGCACGGCGACAAGCTGGAAGCCGCGCGGCTGCTGGGCATCGGCAAAACCACCCTTTACCGCAAACTCAAAGAGTACGGACAAATACAGTAG
- a CDS encoding SDR family NAD(P)-dependent oxidoreductase — MGKRVLVTGGAGFVGSHTVDALLAAGHNVRVFDNLTEQVHLSGRPDYLAADVELMRGDMRDVQALRQAVEKIDVIYHLAAAVGVGQSMYEIARYIEINTQGTANLLQVILDGKLKCEKLIVASSMSIYGEGQYRCGEHGEVAPPPRPIERLKARQWEVACPACGRELQPVATRESKPLQYTSIYALSKKDQEEMTLLFGRTYNVPVVAMRYFNIYGTRQALSNPYTGVAAIFASRLLNHLAPMVFEDGEQMRDFVSVHDVVQANMLAMDRHEADGMALNVGSGYPIAIREVGSTLAQSLGSDLQAEFTGKYRAGDIRHCFADISTTERVLGYRPRYRFHDGVQELVGWLRSQTAVDRAHEAAQELSAFGLTV; from the coding sequence ATGGGAAAGCGAGTTCTTGTTACAGGTGGTGCAGGATTCGTCGGTTCACACACTGTAGACGCGCTTCTCGCTGCTGGGCACAATGTGCGCGTATTCGACAACCTGACCGAGCAAGTGCATTTAAGTGGACGCCCTGATTATCTTGCGGCAGACGTGGAACTGATGCGGGGCGACATGCGCGACGTGCAGGCATTGCGCCAGGCCGTCGAAAAGATCGATGTCATCTATCACCTCGCCGCCGCCGTTGGCGTGGGGCAATCGATGTACGAGATTGCGCGTTACATCGAGATCAACACACAGGGCACCGCCAACCTGTTGCAAGTGATTCTCGATGGCAAGCTCAAGTGCGAGAAGCTGATCGTGGCGTCATCGATGTCGATCTATGGAGAAGGGCAGTATCGTTGCGGCGAGCACGGTGAAGTGGCGCCGCCGCCTCGTCCGATTGAACGATTGAAAGCCCGGCAGTGGGAAGTCGCTTGCCCGGCCTGCGGTCGCGAGTTGCAACCAGTCGCGACGCGCGAGTCGAAGCCGTTGCAGTACACGTCTATCTATGCGTTGTCGAAAAAAGATCAGGAGGAGATGACGCTGCTATTTGGCCGCACGTACAACGTGCCGGTGGTCGCGATGCGCTACTTCAACATCTATGGCACGCGGCAGGCGCTGTCGAATCCATACACCGGCGTGGCTGCGATCTTCGCCTCGCGATTGCTGAACCACCTCGCCCCGATGGTGTTCGAGGACGGCGAACAGATGAGGGATTTCGTCAGCGTGCATGACGTGGTACAGGCCAACATGCTTGCGATGGACCGCCACGAAGCGGATGGAATGGCGCTCAATGTCGGTTCCGGATACCCAATCGCAATACGCGAAGTTGGCAGCACGTTGGCGCAGTCGCTGGGCTCGGATCTGCAAGCGGAGTTCACGGGAAAGTACCGTGCTGGTGACATCCGCCACTGCTTTGCGGACATCTCCACTACAGAGCGCGTGCTCGGCTACCGGCCCAGGTACCGCTTCCATGATGGCGTGCAGGAACTGGTTGGGTGGCTGCGGTCGCAGACAGCGGTCGATCGCGCGCACGAAGCGGCGCAGGAACTCAGCGCCTTTGGGCTCACGGTCTAA